A single genomic interval of Hevea brasiliensis isolate MT/VB/25A 57/8 chromosome 4, ASM3005281v1, whole genome shotgun sequence harbors:
- the LOC110654475 gene encoding dnaJ homolog subfamily C GRV2-like — FVVDYWGLLFQGQSPVPILPRLTMPGHHIDPPCGRVHLLVGPQRPIVDIESASMHLKHLAAAAKDAVAEGGSIPGSRAKLWRRIREFNACISYSGVPSNIEVPEVTLMALITMLPATPNLPLDSPPLPPPSPKAAATVMGFIACLRRLLASRSAASHVMSFPAAVGRIMGLLRNGSEGVAAEAAGLVAALIGGGPMDPSLLTDSKGERHATIMHTKSVLFAYNGYFIILANRLKPMSVSPLLSMAVVEVLEAMICEPHGETTQYTVFVELLRQVAGLRRRLFALFAHPAESVRETVAVIMRTFAEEDAIAAESMRDAALHYGALLRHLLHAFYLPAGDRREVSRQLVALWADSYQPALDLLSRVLPSGLVAYLHTRSDGVQLDEVNQEGSLSSRRQRRLLQQRRGHAGRGMTLQDPVNYDVDDPVRQANAGGLKGSDNYQKSAVDSISGQPSTLQTVENLTSDTPSLGVLQNEHSPASADKPSTSTNIHGITEPNVSNSVDSDSHVAGFQNTGLPAPAQVVVENTTVGSGRLLCNWHEFWRAFSLDHNRADLIWNERTRQELREALQAEVHKLDVEKERTEDIVPGPSVEMINGQDSVPQISWNYSEFSVNYHSLSKEVCVGQYYLRLLLDSGSSGRAQDFPLRDPLAFFRALYHRFLCDADTGLTVDGAVPDELGASDDWCDMGRLDGFGGGGGSSVRELCARAMAIVYEQHYITIGPFEGTAHITVLLDRTDDRALRHRLLLLLKVLMKVLSNVEACVLVGGCVLAVDLLTVVHEASERTAIPLQSNLLAATAFMELKEWMFINKDGTQVGPVEKDAIRRFWSKKEIDWSTKCWASGMVEWKKLRDIRELRWTLSVRVPVLTSSQVGDAALSILHSMVAAHSDLDDSGEIVSPTPRVKRILSSPRCLPHIAQAMLAGEPGIVEAAAALLKAVVTRNPNAMISLYSTGAFYFALAYPGSNLLSIAQLFAVTHVHQAFHGGEEAAISSSLPLAKRSVLGGLLPESLLYVLERSGPAAFAAAMVSDSDTPEIIWTHKMRAENLIRQVLQHLGDFPQKLSQHCHSLYEYAPMPPVTYPELRDEMWCHRYYLQNLCDEIRFPNWPIVEHVEFLQSLLVMWREELTRRPMDLSEEEACRILEISPEDVSIEDTKKYSLETSEDMTSISKQIGNIDEEKLKRQFRKLAMKYHPDKNPEGREKFLAVQKAYERLQATMQGLQGPQPWRLLLLLKGQCILYRRYGDELEPFKYAGYPMLLNAVTVDNDGNNFLSSDRAPLLIAASELTWLTCASSSLNGEELVRDGGIQLLATLLSRCMCVVQPTTYASDPSALIVTNVMRTFSVLSQFESARAEMLELSGLTDDILHCTELELVPEAVDTALQTIAHVSVSSGLQDALLKAGVLWYLLPLLLQYDSTAEESDKTESHGVGSSVQIAKNMHAVRASQALSRLSGLCIDGSSTPYNAAAADALRALLTPKLASMLKDQLPKDLLSKLNTNLESPEIIWNSSTRAELLKFVDKQRANVGPDGSFDLKDSQVFSYEALSKELFVGNVYLRVYNDQPEFEISEPEAFSVALIDFISFLVRNQFAIVSDAQSKLSSCSSSLETLEIQNNITDVSINEHAPDDSSAVSDGKSIDKEEVKLVRNLKLGLTALKNLLTSNPNLASIFSSKEKLLPLFECFSVPVASESNIPQLCLGVLSLLTTYAPCLEAMVADGSGLLLLLQMPHSTPSCREGALHVLYALASTPEVAWAAAKHGGVVYILELLLPLRKDIPLQQRAAAASLLGKLVGQPMHGPRVAITLARFLPDGLVSVIRDGPGEAVVSALEKTTETPELVWTPAMAASLSAKIATMASDLYREQMKGRVVDWDVPEQASGQQEMRDEPQVGGIYVRLFLKDPKFPLRNPKRFLEGLLDQYLSSIAVTHYDSQAIDPELPLLLSAALVSLLRVHPALADHVGYLGYVPKLVAAVAYEGRREAMSSEEVKNGNHADKTYESDDGSTPPAQTPQEHVRLSCLRVLHQLGASTICAEAMAATSVGTPQVVPLLMKAIGWQGGSMLALETLKRVVVAGNRARDALVAQGLKAGLVEVLLGILDWRAGGRNGLCSQMKWNESKASIGRVLAIEVLHAFATEGAHCNKVHEILNASDVWGAYKDQKHDLFLPSSAQAAAAGVAGLIENSSSRLTYALTAPPPQPTQARPPAHTTLDSNGKQDQFS; from the exons TTTGTTGTTGACTATTGGGGTCTACTCTTTCAGGGTCAGAGCCCAGTACCTATCCTGCCTAGGTTGACTATGCCTGGTCATCATATTGATCCGCCTTGTGGGAGAGTTCATTTATTAGTAGGACCCCAACGCCCTATTGTTGACATCGAAAGTGCTTCCATGCATTTGAAACACTTAGCTGCAGCTGCCAAAGATGCTGTTGCTGAAGGTGGTTCCATTCCTGGTTCGAGAGCTAAACTGTGGCGTAGAATAAGGGAGTTCAATGCTTGTATTTCATATAGTGGAGTTCCTTCTAATATTGAAGTGCCTGAGGTAACTTTGATGGCCTTGATTACAATGCTTCCAGCTACACCAAATCTTCCTCTAGATTCTCCTCCCTTGCCACCTCCTTCTCCTAAAGCAGCTGCAACAGTGATGGGTTTCATTGCATGTTTACGTAGATTATTGGCTTCTAGAAGTGCAGCTTCACATGTGATGTCTTTTCCTGCTGCTGTTGGAAGAATTATGGGTTTACTCAGAAATGGTTCCGAGGGTGTAGCAGCTGAAGCTGCAGGACTTGTTGCGGCTCTTATTGGTGGTGGTCCAATGGATCCTAGTTTATTAACAGATTCTAAAGGAGAGAGGCATGCCACAATAATGCACACAAAGTCTGTCTTGTTTGCTTATAATGGTTATTTCATTATACTTGCCAACCGATTGAAACCCATGTCTGTATCACCTCTATTGTCAATGGCTGTTGTTGAAGTTCTTGAGGCTATGATATGTGAACCACATGGTGAAACTACACAATACACAGTTTTTGTTGAATTGTTACGACAAGTAGCTGGTTTGCGGCGTCGCTTATTTGCATTGTTTGCACATCCTGCTGAAAGTGTGAGGGAAACAGTTGCTGTGATCATGCGTACAtttgcagaagaagatgcaattgcAGCAGAGTCCATGCGTGATGCTGCTTTGCATTACGGTGCTTTGCTGAGGCATTTATTACACGCTTTTTACCTACCTGCTGGTGATCGTCGTGAAGTTAGTCGACAACTTGTCGCTCTTTGGGCTGATTCCTATCAACCGGCTTTAGATCTATTGTCTAGAGTTCTGCCTTCTGGGCTTGTTGCGTATTTGCACACTCGTTCTGATGGAGTTCAACTTGATGAGGTAAATCAAGAAGGATCATTGAGTAGTAGGAGACAGAGACGTTTACTTCAGCAGCGGAGAGGTCATGCTGGAAGAGGAATGACATTGCAAGATCCTGTTAATTATGATGTTGATGATCCAGTGAGGCAGGCAAATGCAGGTGGTCTTAAAGGATCAGACAACTATCAAAAATCTGCTGTGGATTCAATTTCTGGACAACCTTCGACTCTTCAAACAGTTGAAAATTTGACTAGTGATACTCCCTCTTTAGGCGTTTTGCAAAATGAGCATTCGCCTGCTTCAGCTGATAAACCTTCAACTTCAACCAATATACATGGGATAACAGAACCAAATGTTTCTAATTCAGTTGACTCTGATTCTCATGTGGCTGGTTTCCAGAACACGGGCCTTCCAGCTCCTGCACAGGTTGTTGTGGAGAACACAACTGTGGGTTCTGGTCGGCTACTCTGTAATTGGCATGAATTTTGGCGAGCGTTTAGCCTTGATCACAATCGTGCAGATCTAATCTGGAATGAGCGCACAAGACAAGAACTGAGGGAGGCTTTGCAGGCTGAGGTTCATAAACTAGATGTTGAGAAGGAGCGCACTGAAGATATTGTCCCAGGTCCTTCAGTAGAGATGATAAATGGGCAGGATAGTGTGCCACAGATATCTTGGAACTATTCTGAGTTCTCTGTGAATTATCATAGCTTGTCCAAAGAAGTATGTGTAGGTCAATATTATCTGCGTTTGCTGCTTGATAGTGGTAGCAGTGGCCGGGCACAGGATTTTCCTCTGCGTGATCCATTAGCTTTCTTTAGAGCACTCTATCATCGGTTTTTATGTGATGCAGACACAGGGCTTACAGTAGATGGTGCTGTTCCTGATGAACTGGGTGCATCTGATGATTGGTGTGATATGGGAAGATTAGATGGCTTTGGGGGAGGGGGAGGCTCTTCAGTAAGGGAGCTTTGTGCAAGAGCAATGGCCATTGTCTATGAACAACATTACATTACAATAGGTCCCTTTGAGGGTACTGCACATATTACAGTACTTTTAGATAGGACGGATGATAGAGCTTTAAGACACCGTCTTCTCCTACTTTTGAAG GTTTTAATGAAGGTTTTGTCGAATGTGGAGGCTTGTGTTTTGGTTGGAGGGTGTGTGTTGGCTGTTGATTTGCTGACAGTGGTTCATGAAGCTTCAGAAAGAACTGCTATCCCTTTGCAATCTAATTTATTAGCTGCTACTGCTTTCATGGAGCTTAAAGAATGGATGTTTATAAACAAGGATGGCACACAAGTTGGACCAGTTGAGAAGGATGCTATCAGAAGGTTTTGGTCAAAGAAAGAAATTGACTGGTCAACAAAGTGCTGGGCGTCTGGAATGGTGGAGTGGAAGAAATTGCGTGATATTCGCGAACTTCGTTGGACGTTATCTGTTCGTGTTCCAGTCCTCACATCATCTCAGGTAG GGGATGCAGCATTGTCCATATTACATAGCATGGTAGCTGCACATTCAGACTTAGATGATTCTGGAGAGATAGTTAGCCCAACACCAAGGGTAAAGCGTATCCTTTCAAGTCCTCGTTGCCTTCCACATATTGCTCAG GCGATGCTTGCTGGGGAACCAGGCATAGTTGAGGCTGCTGCAGCATTGCTGAAGGCTGTTGTTACCAGAAATCCCAATGCTATGATAAGCCTTTACAGCACAGGAGCCTTCTATTTTGCCTTAGCATACCCTGGATCCAATCTCCTTTCCATTGCACAACTGTTTGCTGTGACTCATGTCCATCAAGCATTCCATGGTGGTGAAGAAGCTGCTATTTCCTCATCATTGCCCCTTGCAAAGCGCAGTGTGTTGGGTGGGCTTCTTCCTGAATCTTTGCTGTATGTACTGGAGCGTAGTGGTCCAGCTGCATTTGCTGCTGCAATGGTTTCAGATTCTGATACCCCGGAGATTATATGGACACACAAAATGCGAGCAGAAAATCTGATTCGTCAG GTTTTGCAGCATCTGGGTGATTTTCCTCAGAAATTGTCACAGCACTGTCATTCTTTATATGAGTATGCCCCCATGCCACCAGTGACATACCCAGAGCTTAGAGATGAAATGTGGTGTCACCGATATTATCTTCAAAACTTGTGCGATGAGATTCGCTTTCCAAATTGGCCAATTGTTGAACATGTTGAGTTTCTGCAGTCATTATTGGTAATGTGGCGTGAAGAGTTAACGCGGAGACCTATGGACCTTTCTGAAGAAGAAGCTTGCAGAATATTAGAAATATCGCCAGAAGATGTCTCGATTGAAGATACAAAAAAGTATTCTCTTGAGACTTCTGAGGATATGACTAGCATATCAAAGCAGATTGGGAACATTGATGAAGAAAAGCTCAAGCGACAATTTAGGAAACTTGCAATGAAATACCATCCTGACAAGAACCCTGAGGGAAGGGAGAAGTTTCTTGCTGTGCAGAAAGCCTATGAACGCCTTCAG GCTACCATGCAAGGTTTGCAAGGTCCTCAGCCTTGGAGGTTACTGCTTTTATTGAAAGGACAGTGCATCTTATACCGAAGATACGGGGATGAGCTGGAGCCTTTTAAATATGCTGGCTATCCCATGTTGCTTAATGCAGTTACTGTTGACAATGATGGcaacaattttctttcttctgaCAGAGCACCTTTGCTTATTGCAGCATCAGAGCTTACTTGGCTGAC gtgtgcatcttcttccttaaaTGGTGAGGAGCTTGTAAGGGATGGAGGGATACAACTTCTTGCAACTCTTCTTTCTCGTTGCATGTGTGTAGTTCAGCCAACTACTTATGCAAGTGACCCATCTGCCCTTATAGTTACAAATGTGATGCGAACCTTTTCTGTTTTGAGTCAGTTTGAGAGTGCTAGGGCTGAGATGCTTGAATTATCTGGACTAACTGACGACATTTTGCACTGTACTGAGCTTGAGCTTGTGCCTGAAGCTGTTGATACTGCCCTCCAGACTATTGCCCACGTTTCTGTGTCTTCTGGATTGCAGGATGCCTTATTAAAGGCAGGTGTGCTTTG GTACCTTTTGCCATTGTTGCTTCAGTATGACTCGACTGCTGAAGAATCTGATAAGACGGAGTCACATGGTGTTGGTTCTAGTGTTCAAATTGCCAAAAATATGCACGCGGTTCGAGCATCTCAGGCCTTGTCTAGACTTAGTGGTTTGTGCATTGATGGAAGTTCAACACCTTATAATGCAGCAGCTGCTGATGCTCTTAGAGCTTTGCTAACTCCTAAACTTGCGAGTATGTTGAAAGACCAATTACCAAAAGACTTGCTATCCAAATTAAACACAAACTTGGAGTCTCCAGAG ATTATCTGGAATTCTTCAACTCGAGCAGAACTACTGAAGTTTGTTGATAAGCAACGTGCAAATGTGGGGCCTGATGGTTCATTTGACTTGAAAGATTCTCAAGTCTTTTCATATGAAGCACTATCCAAAGAACTTTTTGTTGGCAATGTTTACTTGAGGGTGTATAATGATCAGCCTGAGTTTGAGATTAGTGAACCAGAAGCATTTAGtgttgctctaattgattttataTCATTTCTAGTTCGCAATCAATTTGCTATAGTTTCTGATGCTCAAAGTAAACTTAGTTCCTGCAGCTCATCACTTGAGACATTAgagatccaaaataatattactgaTGTATCTATTAATGAACATGCACCCGATGATTCATCAGCAGTCTCAGATGGAAAATCAATAGATAAAGAAGAGGTGAAACTGGTCAGAAACCTTAAACTGGGATTGACTGCACTTAAG AACTTATTGACAAGTAATCCAAATTTGGCATCCATATTTTCTTCCAAAGAGAAACTGCTACCTCTCTTTGAATGTTTCTCAGTGCCAGTTGCATCAGAAAGCAACATTCCTCAACTTTGCCTTGGTGTTCTTTCTCTCTTGACCACATATGCTCCTTGCTTGGAGGCTATGGTTGCAGATGGATCTGGTCTTCTCCTTTTATTACAAATGCCTCATTCAACTCCAAGTTGCCGCGAAGGGGCTCTTCATGTTCTTTATGCTCTGGCAAGCACTCCAGAAGTTGCTTGGGCGGCTGCCAAGCATGGGGGAGTGGTGTACATACTGGAGCTTCTCTTGCCTTTGCGAA AAGATATTCCCTTGCAGCAGAGAGCGGCAGCTGCCTCATTACTGGGGAAGCTTGTGGGGCAGCCAATGCATGGACCCAGAGTTGCTATTACACTGGCAAGGTTTCTTCCCGATGGCCTGGTATCAGTTATTAGGGATGGCCCTGGTGAGGCTGTTGTATCTGCGCTTGAAAAGACAACAGAGACACCAGAGCTTGTGTGGACTCCTGCCATGGCAGCATCTTTGTCTGCTAAAATTGCTACTATGGCATCAGACTTGTACCGTGAACAGATGAAAGGTCGTGTTGTTGATTGGGATGTTCCTGAGCAGGCTTCTGGGCAACAGGAAATGCGGGATGAGCCACAG GTTGGTGGAATCTATGTCAGGCTGTTCCTTAAGGATCCTAAATTTCCTCTCAGAAATCCAAAGAGATTCTTGGAAGGGCTACTGGATCAATATTTGTCATCCATTGCTGTCACACATTATGACTCACAAGCTATTGATCCTGAGCTTCCTTTACTTCTTTCTGCTGCTTTGGTTTCATTATTGCGGGTGCACCCTGCACTTGCAGATCATGTTGGGTATCTGGGATATGTGCCCAAACTAGTAGCTGCTGTAGCCTATGAGGGAAGGCGAGAAGCAATGTCATCAGaggaggtgaaaaatggcaaccATGCGGACAAAACATATGAATCTGATGATGGATCTACGCCACCTGCACAAACTCCACAGGAACACGTGCGCCTTAGTTGTTTGCGTGTCCTACATCAACTCGGTGCGAGTACAATATGTGCAGAGGCCATGGCAGCAACTAGTGTAGGAACACCTCAG GTTGTTCCACTGTTAATGAAAGCAATAGGATGGCAAGGTGGAAGCATGCTAGCTCTTGAGACACTAAAACGTGTTGTAGTTGCTGGAAATCGTGCACGGGATGCACTAGTTGCACAAGGACTTAA